The DNA region GGGCGAGTCGGGCACCGGCAAGGAGCTGTTCGCGCAGGCGCTGCACGAGGAGTCGCCGCGGGCCGACAAGGCCTTCATCAAGGTGAACTGCGCGGCGCTCTCCGAGACGCTGCTCGAGTCCGAGCTGTTCGGCCACGAGAAGGGCGCGTTCACCGGGGCCATCGGCCGCAAGGAGGGGCGCTTCGAGCTGGCCGACGGCGGCACGCTGTTCCTCGACGAGATCGGCGACATCTCGCCGGCGCTCCAGATCAAGCTGCTCCGCGTGCTCCAGCAGCGGGAGTTCGAGCGCGTCGGCGGGACGCAGACGCTGAAGGTGGACGTGCGCCTGGTCGCCGCCACCAACCGCGACCTCGCCGCCGAGGTGAAGAACGGGCGGTTCCGCGAGGACCTCTACTACCGGCTGAACGTGGTGGCGGTGACGCTGCCGCCGCTGCGCCAGCGCAAGGGGGACATCCCCGCGCTGGTGAGCCACTTCATCGACAAGTACTCGAAGGCGTACGGCAAGGACATCCGCGGCCTCGCGCCCGGCACGCTCAACGCGGTGCTGAGCCACGACTGGCCCGGCAACGTCCGCGAGCTGGAGAACGTGGTGGAGCGCGCGGTCGTGCTCTGCAAGGGCTCCGAGCTCACCGCCGACGACCTGCCGCCCACGCTGCGCGGCCCGCGCCCGCGCGAGCGCGCGCCGGGCGCGCTCATCCCCGGCGCCACGCTCTACGAGATCGAGCGCGAGGCGATCCTCCGCACGCTCGAGATGGTGGGCGGCTCCACCTCGCGCGCGGCCGAGATCCTCGGGATCAGCGTCCGCAAGATCCAGTACCGGCTGAAGGAGTACGCGGCCGGCGGGCGCGAGGGCGCGGCCGGGCACGACCACCACCACGACGCCGAGCACGAGCCCGAGAAGGCCGGCGGGATGGAGTAGCGCGCGGCCGCGCGCTCACTGCGCGCGCGGGAGCCGCAGCGTGAAGCGCGCGCCGCCCTCCGGGCTGTCCTCGATCCGGATGGTGCCCCCGTGCTGCGTGACGATCGCGTGCACGATGGAGAGCCCCAGGCCGGAGCCGCGCGCCTTGGTGGTGAAGAACGGCTCGAAGATGCGGTCGCGCTGGTCGGGCGAGACGCCCGGGCCGTCGTCGTCGACGAGGATGTCCACCATGGGCGCCGCGTCCGGGTGGTCCACGTCGGCGGGCGCGGGCCGGCAGGAGACCCGGACCAGCCCGCGCGCGTCCACCGCCTCGAGCGCGTTCAGGCACAGGTTCACCAGCACCTGCCGGAGGCGCTCCTCGTCGCCGGCGACCGGCGGCACCGGCTCGAGCTCGCGCTCCAGGCGGACGCCGCGGCGCTCGGCCTCGCCGCCGAGCAGGTCCACCACCTTCGTGATCACCGGCGCGACCTCGATGGCCTTGCGGACGAACTCGCGGGGGCGGGCGAACTGGAGGAAGTCCTCCAGGATGTGGTCGAGCCGGCGGATCTCGTCCTTCACCAGCGTGAGCGGCTCGAGCAGCGGCCCCTGCCGCTCCGCCTCGAGCTTCTGGATGCGCCGCTCCAGCACCGAGAGCTGGAGCGCGGCGGCGTTGAGCGGGTTGCGGATCTCGTGCGAGAGCCCGGCCGTCATGGTGCCGACCGCGGCCAGCTTCTCGGCCATCTGCGCGCGGCTGGCGAGGTCGCGCTTCTCCTGGTGCAGGCGCACCTGGCGCATGGCCTGCTCCACCGTCAGCAGCAGCTCCTGCGTGGCGCACGGCTTCACCAGGTAGGCGCAGGCGCCGGCGCGCACGGCCGCCACCGCCGACTCCAGCGTGGCGAACCCGGTGAGCAGCACCACCTCGCCGTTCGGCGCCAGCTCCTTCAGCCGCGGCGCGAGCGCGGTGCCGTCGCCGTCCGGGAGCTTCAGGTCCACCAGCGCCACGTCGAAGCCCTGCTCGGCGAGCGCGAGCGCGGCGGCGCAGCTCCCGGCGCCGGCCACCGCGTACCCGGCGCCCTCCAGGATCTCCGAGAGGTTGTCCACCAGGCTGGCGTTGTCGTCCACCACCAGCACCCGCGGCCGCCGCGGCCCGCTCGCGTGCTTCACGGGCCGGGCACCGGGGCGGTGGCGCGCGCGCCGTGGAGCCGCTCCACCGCGGCGAGCAGCGCGGCGGTGTCGAACGGCTTGTGGAAGAAGCCCTGGTGCGGGAGCGCCGGCCAGGCGTCGTGGTGGGCGGTGACGACGATCATGGGGAGGCCGGGGTACTTGGCCGCGAGCCGCTGCATGGCCGCGCCGTCGGGGCCGCCGGGCACGCGCAGGTCCACCAGCGCGCAGAACGGCCGGACCGGCCCGAGCCGCTCCGTCTCCAGCACCGAGGCGGCGGTCACCGCCGCGAAGCCGCGCGAGCGCAGCGCCTCGCAGAGGTTGTCGGCGAGCCGGGGGTCGTCCTCCACCACCACCGCCAGGCCGTCGCGCCGGGCCACCTCGAGCAGCTCCACCAGGTAGGCGGCGTTCACCGGCTTCTGCAGCACCGCCACCAGCCCCTCGCGCCGCGCGGCCT from Anaeromyxobacter dehalogenans 2CP-C includes:
- a CDS encoding sigma-54-dependent transcriptional regulator, with amino-acid sequence MPSVGARPGKERILVVDDEQNARVALRTILSEEGYEIAEAADGEEALALLPGFAPAAVLADVRMPRMDGINLLRRAREQGSDAVFVMMTAFASVEAAVEAMRAGAENYLVKPLDVNAVLVVLEKALEKLRLQRDTANLRERVRERYRFHNIVGDAPELHAVYEVVKRAAPTRATVLILGESGTGKELFAQALHEESPRADKAFIKVNCAALSETLLESELFGHEKGAFTGAIGRKEGRFELADGGTLFLDEIGDISPALQIKLLRVLQQREFERVGGTQTLKVDVRLVAATNRDLAAEVKNGRFREDLYYRLNVVAVTLPPLRQRKGDIPALVSHFIDKYSKAYGKDIRGLAPGTLNAVLSHDWPGNVRELENVVERAVVLCKGSELTADDLPPTLRGPRPRERAPGALIPGATLYEIEREAILRTLEMVGGSTSRAAEILGISVRKIQYRLKEYAAGGREGAAGHDHHHDAEHEPEKAGGME
- a CDS encoding sensor histidine kinase; the encoded protein is MKHASGPRRPRVLVVDDNASLVDNLSEILEGAGYAVAGAGSCAAALALAEQGFDVALVDLKLPDGDGTALAPRLKELAPNGEVVLLTGFATLESAVAAVRAGACAYLVKPCATQELLLTVEQAMRQVRLHQEKRDLASRAQMAEKLAAVGTMTAGLSHEIRNPLNAAALQLSVLERRIQKLEAERQGPLLEPLTLVKDEIRRLDHILEDFLQFARPREFVRKAIEVAPVITKVVDLLGGEAERRGVRLERELEPVPPVAGDEERLRQVLVNLCLNALEAVDARGLVRVSCRPAPADVDHPDAAPMVDILVDDDGPGVSPDQRDRIFEPFFTTKARGSGLGLSIVHAIVTQHGGTIRIEDSPEGGARFTLRLPRAQ
- a CDS encoding response regulator; this translates as MRRYLIVDDNRDFAENLAEILRDAGHEVALAGDGAEALALARGTRFDAILTDMRMPLMGGAELVHELRRVDPGAPAMVITAYVGDNDLEAARREGLVAVLQKPVNAAYLVELLEVARRDGLAVVVEDDPRLADNLCEALRSRGFAAVTAASVLETERLGPVRPFCALVDLRVPGGPDGAAMQRLAAKYPGLPMIVVTAHHDAWPALPHQGFFHKPFDTAALLAAVERLHGARATAPVPGP